A DNA window from Candidatus Methylomirabilota bacterium contains the following coding sequences:
- a CDS encoding cytochrome c produces the protein WGYPIQATDLTRPLKRGSAPEAIYRTMVTGLAGTPMPSYEGALSDEEFWALSFYVASLNTGVLSARQRREEAAGQHVLRMHGGRGPGMMRRMPMMQ, from the coding sequence ACTGGGGGTATCCGATCCAGGCAACTGACCTAACGCGCCCCCTCAAGCGGGGTTCAGCGCCAGAAGCGATCTACCGAACCATGGTAACGGGTCTCGCCGGCACCCCGATGCCATCGTACGAAGGTGCGCTGAGTGATGAGGAATTCTGGGCCCTATCGTTTTACGTTGCCTCGCTGAATACCGGCGTTCTCTCGGCGCGCCAGCGCCGCGAGGAGGCGGCGGGACAGCATGTCCTGCGAATGCATGGCGGCCGCGGCCCCGGTATGATGCGCCGAATGCCCATGATGCAATGA
- a CDS encoding NADPH:quinone reductase — MEAAWYEKQGPAADVLVVGEMPDPQPGPGEVRIRVAASGINPGDVKKRQDAFVVGMPYLRVIPHSDGAGTIDSVGEGVPASRVGERVWCFGAQSSRPFGTAAEYVVIPAVQAVPLSTGVSFEQGACLGIPGITGHRAVHVAGPVAGKTVLVQGGAGAVGQCAVQLAHRAGARVLATVRNATDAEVVRRAGANEVLVTGPDLVEEIRAYAPAGIDHVVEVAFGHNVASDVAVLADGGSIATYATSHPEPPVPFWPLVFKNVRLFFLGSDDFPAAAKAAAAQALNAAFAAGWAGFEIAHQFPLTDIALAHERVEHPTTPGRVVLELR; from the coding sequence ATGGAAGCTGCTTGGTACGAAAAACAGGGCCCTGCTGCCGATGTGCTCGTCGTCGGGGAGATGCCAGACCCTCAACCTGGACCGGGCGAGGTACGCATCCGTGTAGCCGCTTCCGGCATCAATCCCGGCGACGTGAAGAAGCGCCAGGACGCCTTCGTCGTGGGGATGCCATACTTGAGGGTGATCCCACACAGCGACGGGGCGGGCACGATCGACAGCGTCGGCGAGGGCGTCCCGGCGTCGCGGGTGGGCGAGCGGGTGTGGTGCTTCGGCGCGCAGAGCTCCCGCCCGTTCGGGACGGCAGCCGAGTACGTCGTCATTCCGGCCGTCCAGGCTGTCCCGCTCTCGACCGGAGTCTCGTTCGAGCAAGGGGCATGCCTCGGCATTCCCGGCATCACGGGGCACCGTGCCGTGCATGTCGCGGGGCCGGTCGCCGGCAAGACCGTGCTCGTGCAGGGAGGCGCGGGGGCGGTTGGGCAGTGTGCCGTGCAGCTGGCACATCGGGCAGGGGCACGGGTCCTTGCCACGGTACGGAACGCGACGGATGCCGAGGTGGTTCGGCGAGCCGGGGCCAATGAGGTGCTCGTCACTGGTCCCGACCTCGTTGAGGAGATCCGCGCCTACGCGCCCGCCGGCATCGACCATGTTGTCGAAGTGGCGTTTGGCCATAACGTGGCATCGGACGTCGCGGTCTTGGCGGACGGCGGCTCGATCGCGACGTACGCGACGTCCCACCCTGAGCCACCGGTCCCGTTCTGGCCTTTGGTGTTCAAGAATGTGCGCCTGTTCTTTCTCGGAAGTGACGATTTTCCCGCAGCGGCGAAGGCGGCCGCGGCGCAGGCCCTGAATGCAGCATTTGCGGCCGGGTGGGCGGGATTCGAGATTGCGCACCAATTTCCACTGACTGACATCGCGCTGGCGCATGAGCGCGTGGAACATCCGACCACACCCGGTCGGGTCGTTCTGGAGTTGCGGTAG